One Cohnella candidum genomic region harbors:
- a CDS encoding FAD-binding oxidoreductase, with product MLDATLTMKLRQIVGEKHFRDDKEARVAHSYDGTPMLQSLPDGVIYPGSTDEVSAIMKALSEYGVPVVSRGSGSNLCGGTVPVEGGVVMVMHRMNRLLEVDLENLTATVQPGMITAAFTAHVEALGLFYPPDPSSMKISTIGGNIAECSGGLRGLKYGTTKDYVIGLEAVLASGEVIRTGGKLMKDVAGYDLTKLLVGSEGTLAVITEATLKLVPPPASKKTMLAMFKDLYGAARTVSRIIEMRIIPATLEFMDNPTIRVVDDFAKLGLPLDMEAILLIEQDGDPETVERDIERIREICEAEKADRIDVAETREQAEKLLTARRSAFTALARLRPTTILEDATVPRSRIADMVLRINDIAQKYGVSIATFGHAGDGNLHPTATTDARDKEEIHRVEQAFEEIFEAAIELGGTITGEHGVGLVKAPFLEWKVGPAGIAVMRGIKQVFDPQNLLNPGKMFAKETRKRVVIDRG from the coding sequence ATGCTGGATGCAACGCTGACGATGAAGCTGCGTCAGATCGTCGGAGAGAAACATTTTCGGGATGACAAGGAAGCAAGGGTCGCCCATTCGTACGATGGGACGCCGATGCTGCAAAGCTTGCCGGACGGGGTCATTTACCCCGGGAGCACGGATGAAGTTTCGGCCATTATGAAGGCGCTCTCGGAGTACGGCGTGCCGGTCGTGTCGCGCGGTTCCGGCTCTAATCTATGCGGGGGGACGGTCCCGGTCGAAGGCGGCGTCGTCATGGTCATGCACCGGATGAACCGGCTGCTGGAGGTCGACCTTGAAAACTTGACGGCAACCGTACAGCCCGGCATGATTACCGCTGCGTTCACCGCGCACGTCGAGGCGCTCGGCTTGTTCTACCCGCCCGATCCGAGCAGCATGAAAATTTCGACGATCGGCGGCAACATCGCGGAATGCTCCGGCGGCCTGCGCGGGTTGAAATACGGTACCACCAAGGACTACGTGATTGGCCTGGAAGCCGTTCTCGCGAGCGGAGAGGTCATCCGCACCGGCGGGAAGCTGATGAAGGACGTCGCCGGATACGACCTGACCAAGCTGCTGGTGGGCTCGGAAGGGACGCTCGCCGTCATTACGGAGGCGACGCTCAAGCTGGTGCCGCCCCCGGCCAGCAAGAAGACGATGCTGGCGATGTTCAAGGATCTGTACGGGGCGGCTCGCACGGTCTCCCGCATCATCGAGATGCGGATCATTCCGGCGACGCTGGAGTTCATGGATAACCCGACGATCCGGGTGGTCGACGACTTCGCGAAGCTAGGGCTGCCCTTGGATATGGAGGCGATCCTGCTGATCGAGCAGGACGGCGACCCGGAGACGGTGGAGCGGGACATCGAGCGGATCCGCGAAATCTGCGAAGCGGAAAAGGCGGATCGAATCGATGTGGCGGAAACCCGCGAGCAGGCGGAGAAGCTGCTGACGGCCCGCCGCAGCGCGTTTACGGCGCTGGCGCGCCTGCGCCCGACGACGATTTTGGAGGACGCCACGGTTCCGCGTTCGCGGATCGCCGACATGGTGCTGCGCATCAACGACATCGCGCAGAAGTACGGCGTTTCCATCGCGACGTTCGGCCATGCGGGAGACGGCAACCTGCATCCGACGGCCACGACGGACGCGAGAGACAAGGAAGAGATTCATCGGGTGGAGCAAGCCTTCGAGGAGATTTTCGAAGCGGCAATCGAGCTCGGCGGTACGATTACGGGGGAGCACGGCGTCGGCTTGGTCAAAGCGCCTTTCCTGGAATGGAAGGTCGGTCCGGCAGGCATCGCCGTCATGCGGGGCATCAAGCAAGTTTTCGATCCGCAAAACCTGCTGAACCCCGGGAAGATGTTCGCCAAAGAAACGAGAAAAAGAGTGGTGATCGACCGTGGCTGA
- a CDS encoding type 1 glutamine amidotransferase domain-containing protein: protein MKSDSKKVAFLLAEDFEDSEMRNPYEAIVKNGHDAVIIGLEKDKELRGKKGTVSYTTHLSADEAVAADYAAVIIPGGKSPSHLRESEAVLNFVREADRLDMPISAICHGPQVLASAGLMRNKTFTSYPGIAEEIAAVDGAVFVDKPVVVDGNFIMSRTPEDEPMFIEETIRRIGSNAY from the coding sequence ATGAAGTCCGATTCCAAAAAAGTCGCTTTTTTGCTCGCGGAAGACTTCGAGGACTCCGAGATGAGAAATCCTTACGAAGCCATTGTCAAAAACGGCCATGACGCCGTTATTATTGGGCTCGAGAAAGACAAGGAGCTGCGGGGCAAAAAAGGCACCGTCTCGTATACGACGCACCTGTCCGCGGACGAAGCCGTTGCGGCGGATTACGCGGCCGTCATCATTCCCGGCGGCAAATCGCCTTCGCACCTCCGGGAGAGCGAAGCGGTTCTGAACTTTGTCCGCGAGGCCGACCGGCTGGACATGCCGATATCCGCGATCTGCCATGGCCCGCAAGTGCTGGCGAGCGCAGGATTAATGAGGAACAAGACCTTTACTTCTTACCCCGGCATCGCGGAGGAAATCGCCGCCGTGGACGGCGCCGTGTTCGTGGACAAGCCGGTCGTCGTGGACGGAAACTTCATCATGTCCCGCACGCCGGAGGACGAACCGATGTTCATTGAGGAAACGATCCGAAGAATCGGCTCCAACGCTTACTAA
- a CDS encoding cache domain-containing sensor histidine kinase — translation MAPWLRGIARLIQWPAERMERRLFVVFLFLIILPIGALGYFSAQRYTNSIEKNTVTYMSQVSDKMISKLDDYMEDMKKISIIPSYVDQIKDGLKMSNRFYESRSMQDGEGADNAEEGILPNEELILLKIRAQVESSIYFMNNIKSGTNTVYLFDRYGHSYYVLKNESVRSDLNTVYDTWQAAAHKAGGTPVLLSTQEVSGVASSKRYVFTVVREIITTSYETIGMIAVDANIGVIENIVKDLDQATHGTTLIVDDAGRVIFDSEKKYLAQNLSRSDLLRQASGTEGSFHARVDGVPVLTIYKQSPNTGWKVLTTIPEKQLMQDAYRNRNFTLLTSVAIIVFALLISLVLTVALTRPLRSLVRIMREVQNGNMDVMFQVKRRDEIGLVGSAFNRMVARVKALIEDVYMAGQRKQEAELEALQNQINPHFIYNTLEAIRMTAVIHDDTEVSEMAQLLGKLLRYGIGTGSETVPLAREFEHLEMYVTLLNFRYGNKFSLSLPEEPVDLQMPVMKLLFQPIVENAVYHGLDETKPGMKIVISYRTEGPDHVFEVRDDGAGMSPEALAKLRSRLSETAPSSGNGGIGLRNVHERLKLLFGEAYGIGIESELGEGTAVSVRFPLQREKGDGSNG, via the coding sequence ATGGCGCCATGGCTTCGCGGGATCGCGCGTCTCATCCAATGGCCGGCCGAGAGGATGGAGCGGAGGCTGTTCGTCGTTTTCCTGTTTCTCATCATCCTGCCGATCGGGGCTCTCGGTTACTTCTCGGCGCAGCGCTACACCAACTCGATCGAGAAGAACACGGTTACTTACATGTCCCAAGTGTCGGACAAAATGATCAGCAAACTGGACGATTATATGGAAGACATGAAGAAAATATCGATCATTCCTTCGTATGTCGATCAGATCAAAGACGGGCTCAAAATGTCCAACCGATTTTATGAAAGCCGTTCCATGCAGGACGGCGAAGGCGCGGACAACGCCGAGGAAGGCATCCTGCCGAACGAAGAGCTCATCCTGCTCAAAATCCGCGCCCAGGTGGAAAGCAGCATTTATTTCATGAACAACATCAAAAGCGGAACGAATACCGTATACTTGTTCGACCGGTACGGACATTCTTATTACGTTCTCAAAAACGAGAGCGTACGGAGCGACCTGAACACGGTTTACGATACCTGGCAAGCCGCGGCGCACAAAGCCGGCGGAACTCCCGTCCTGCTCAGCACGCAGGAGGTGTCGGGCGTGGCCTCGTCCAAACGCTACGTGTTCACGGTCGTCCGCGAAATCATCACGACCTCCTACGAAACGATCGGCATGATCGCGGTGGACGCGAACATCGGCGTGATCGAGAATATCGTCAAGGATTTGGACCAGGCGACGCACGGGACGACGTTGATCGTGGACGATGCGGGCCGGGTCATCTTCGACAGCGAAAAGAAGTACTTGGCTCAAAATTTGAGCCGCAGCGATCTGCTGCGCCAGGCGTCCGGTACGGAAGGCAGCTTCCATGCCCGCGTCGACGGCGTGCCGGTCTTGACGATCTATAAGCAATCGCCCAATACCGGTTGGAAGGTCCTCACGACGATCCCGGAAAAACAGCTGATGCAGGACGCCTACCGGAACCGGAATTTCACGCTGCTGACGTCGGTCGCCATTATTGTTTTCGCGCTGCTGATTTCCCTTGTGCTGACTGTCGCGCTCACGCGGCCGCTGCGGTCTCTCGTGCGAATCATGAGGGAAGTGCAGAACGGCAACATGGACGTGATGTTCCAGGTCAAACGGAGGGACGAGATCGGCTTGGTCGGCAGCGCGTTCAACCGGATGGTCGCGAGGGTAAAAGCTTTGATCGAAGACGTATATATGGCGGGTCAGCGGAAGCAGGAGGCCGAGCTTGAAGCGCTGCAAAACCAGATCAACCCCCACTTCATCTACAATACGCTCGAAGCGATCCGGATGACGGCCGTCATCCATGACGATACGGAGGTCAGCGAAATGGCGCAGCTGCTCGGAAAGCTGCTCCGGTACGGCATCGGCACGGGCAGCGAGACGGTTCCGCTCGCCCGGGAGTTCGAGCACCTCGAGATGTACGTCACGCTGCTCAATTTCCGTTATGGCAACAAGTTCTCTTTATCGTTGCCCGAGGAACCGGTGGATTTGCAAATGCCGGTCATGAAGCTTCTGTTCCAGCCCATCGTGGAAAACGCCGTTTACCACGGATTGGACGAAACGAAGCCGGGAATGAAGATCGTCATTTCCTACCGGACGGAAGGGCCGGACCATGTGTTCGAAGTCCGCGACGACGGTGCCGGCATGAGCCCGGAAGCGTTGGCGAAGCTGCGCTCGAGACTGTCGGAGACGGCTCCGTCATCCGGCAACGGGGGAATCGGTTTGCGCAACGTACATGAGCGGCTGAAGCTGCTGTTTGGGGAAGCTTACGGAATCGGTATCGAAAGCGAGCTTGGCGAGGGAACGGCCGTCAGCGTCCGTTTTCCCTTGCAGCGGGAGAAGGGGGACGGATCGAATGGTTAA
- the udk gene encoding uridine kinase, with product MLIIGIAGGTGSGKTTVARSVIDRLGSDKVTFISQDNYYKNNPHLSFAEREKINYDHPLAFDNEQLIDDLGRLLQGLTVQAPVYDFSVHARSTTATMELQPNKIVIIEGLHVLSDEKLREMLHIKVFVDTDPDVRILRRVVRDIEERGRTIQSIHDQYLTTVKPMHEAFIEPSKKYADLILPEGGHNQVGIELLTILTEKYLTGGAL from the coding sequence ATGCTCATCATCGGCATCGCCGGCGGCACCGGCTCCGGCAAAACGACGGTAGCCCGCTCCGTCATCGACCGTCTGGGATCGGACAAAGTCACGTTCATCTCCCAGGACAATTATTACAAAAACAATCCCCATCTCAGCTTTGCGGAACGCGAGAAAATCAACTACGACCACCCGCTGGCTTTCGATAACGAGCAGCTCATCGATGACCTCGGCCGTCTGCTGCAAGGTCTGACCGTGCAGGCTCCGGTTTACGACTTTTCGGTGCATGCCCGTTCCACCACCGCGACCATGGAGCTTCAGCCGAACAAGATCGTCATCATTGAAGGCTTGCACGTGTTATCGGACGAAAAGCTGCGGGAGATGCTCCATATTAAAGTGTTCGTCGATACGGACCCCGACGTCCGCATTCTTCGGCGGGTCGTCCGTGACATCGAGGAACGCGGCCGCACGATCCAATCGATCCACGACCAATATTTGACGACGGTGAAGCCGATGCACGAAGCGTTCATCGAGCCTTCCAAAAAATACGCCGACCTGATCCTGCCCGAAGGCGGGCATAACCAGGTCGGCATCGAACTGCTGACGATTTTAACGGAGAAATATCTCACGGGCGGCGCGCTTTAA
- a CDS encoding carbohydrate ABC transporter permease — MEKNDSLWMKIFKYASLIIALFIVLFPIYSVVVGAFKTQVEYYNSGLRLPENFLNFDNFKKVYKIGKLALGFKNILIILAVSLAGNIVMGTMVAYALGRFDFKLKKPIMGLYLAVQIIPLVTTQVATFSVIKALGVYNTMFAPMLLYMGADVLQIVIYLQFVNSIPKDLDESAMIEGASLFKIYRSVIFPLLAPATATLVILKTISIYNDFYVPYLYMPSRKLQVVSTAIYNFVGPNAAQLNVISAGILIIFIPTVILFLLLQRYIFAGVTSGAVK, encoded by the coding sequence ATGGAAAAGAACGATTCCCTGTGGATGAAGATATTCAAATATGCATCGCTCATCATCGCGCTGTTCATCGTATTGTTCCCGATCTATTCCGTCGTCGTCGGCGCGTTCAAGACGCAAGTGGAGTACTACAACTCAGGCCTGCGCCTGCCGGAAAACTTCCTGAACTTCGATAACTTCAAAAAAGTGTACAAAATCGGCAAGCTGGCGCTCGGTTTCAAAAACATCCTGATCATTCTGGCGGTGTCGCTGGCCGGCAATATCGTGATGGGAACGATGGTCGCGTATGCGCTCGGCCGTTTCGATTTCAAACTCAAGAAGCCGATCATGGGCCTGTATCTCGCCGTCCAAATCATTCCGCTGGTCACGACGCAAGTCGCCACCTTCAGCGTCATAAAGGCGCTCGGCGTCTACAATACGATGTTCGCCCCGATGCTGCTGTACATGGGCGCGGACGTCCTGCAGATCGTCATTTACCTGCAATTCGTCAACAGCATTCCGAAAGATCTCGATGAGAGCGCCATGATCGAAGGGGCTTCCCTCTTCAAAATCTACCGCTCGGTCATCTTCCCGCTGCTGGCGCCGGCCACGGCGACGCTGGTGATCCTGAAGACGATCAGCATCTATAACGATTTCTACGTACCGTACTTGTATATGCCGTCCCGGAAGCTGCAGGTCGTCTCGACGGCGATCTACAATTTCGTCGGACCGAACGCGGCTCAGCTAAACGTCATTTCGGCGGGGATCCTGATCATTTTCATCCCGACCGTCATCCTGTTCCTGCTCCTTCAGCGGTATATTTTCGCAGGCGTCACGAGCGGTGCCGTAAAATAA
- a CDS encoding response regulator, whose amino-acid sequence MVKVVLVDDEERIRMGLAKLIAQVGPEYEVTGLYASGPELLADLDAIEADLLITDIKMPNMNGLDLLDKLSALKPAWKLAVLSGFDDFAYARQALRLGVEDYLLKPVDTGELAQLLRKVKQQLETKQEPIRQEDHIRLLMFSEPDTVPAPLREEAERELSRSPVFKEYYAVFAVHGILENLLEEVKAAASALHRDCIAEPRDTNLAVLIVSIREGDHANTVGEMGQTLLRRLPPAFRGRVGAGEVFRGAGWLREAYRQAATAVQHAWYTDGKSLFESHAQLPRKPEAQASPHPIVLLNRDFREALEMHDFERAMANLRQWLDDLKRRRPSWAELRTGCETVMAMIRGDKADAGEGETRQTHPETESFSAEPLRYADRDAFTSAFLSAVEAAFRSLQEDKQENRVVETVKAYIHQHYTEELELSRLADVVYLTPSYLSKLFKTETGETITDFLISVRMERAKALLRDKHALKTYEVGEKVGYADPAYFNKVFKKVVGCTPKEFRERVRH is encoded by the coding sequence ATGGTTAAGGTCGTGCTGGTGGATGATGAAGAAAGAATCCGGATGGGGCTGGCGAAACTGATCGCGCAGGTCGGACCGGAATACGAGGTGACCGGCCTCTACGCGAGCGGCCCCGAGCTGCTCGCGGACCTGGACGCGATCGAAGCCGACTTGCTCATCACCGATATCAAGATGCCGAACATGAACGGACTGGACCTGCTCGACAAACTGAGCGCGCTCAAACCGGCCTGGAAGCTGGCCGTGCTGAGCGGCTTCGACGATTTCGCCTACGCCCGCCAGGCGCTTCGCCTCGGCGTGGAGGATTATTTGCTCAAACCGGTGGATACGGGGGAGCTGGCCCAGCTTTTGCGGAAGGTGAAGCAGCAGCTCGAAACGAAGCAGGAGCCGATTCGGCAGGAGGACCATATTCGCCTGCTCATGTTCAGCGAACCGGATACCGTTCCCGCGCCGCTCCGGGAAGAAGCCGAACGGGAGCTTTCGCGGTCGCCGGTTTTTAAAGAATATTACGCGGTATTCGCCGTGCACGGTATCTTGGAGAATCTGTTGGAAGAAGTGAAAGCGGCCGCGTCCGCCCTTCATCGAGATTGCATCGCCGAGCCGAGGGACACGAACCTCGCCGTATTGATCGTCTCCATCCGGGAAGGAGACCATGCGAATACCGTCGGAGAAATGGGGCAAACGCTGTTGCGTAGGCTGCCTCCGGCATTCCGCGGCCGCGTTGGAGCGGGTGAGGTGTTCCGCGGTGCGGGATGGCTGCGCGAAGCCTACCGGCAGGCAGCGACGGCCGTTCAGCATGCTTGGTACACGGACGGGAAATCCTTGTTCGAGAGCCATGCCCAGCTGCCGCGCAAGCCGGAAGCCCAGGCTTCTCCGCATCCGATCGTGCTGCTGAACCGCGATTTTCGGGAAGCACTGGAGATGCACGATTTCGAGAGGGCGATGGCCAATTTGCGGCAGTGGCTGGATGATCTTAAGCGGAGAAGGCCGTCTTGGGCCGAACTTCGCACGGGCTGCGAGACGGTGATGGCTATGATCCGCGGCGATAAAGCGGATGCGGGAGAGGGAGAAACCCGGCAAACTCATCCGGAGACGGAGTCGTTTTCCGCCGAACCCCTGCGGTACGCAGACCGGGATGCCTTCACAAGCGCCTTCCTCTCCGCCGTGGAAGCCGCTTTCCGAAGCTTGCAGGAGGACAAGCAGGAAAACCGGGTGGTCGAAACGGTGAAAGCTTACATTCACCAACACTACACGGAGGAACTGGAGCTTAGTCGGCTTGCCGATGTGGTTTACCTGACGCCGAGTTATTTGAGCAAGCTTTTCAAAACCGAGACCGGCGAAACGATCACCGATTTCCTCATTTCCGTGAGGATGGAACGCGCCAAAGCGCTGCTTCGGGATAAACACGCCCTGAAAACATACGAGGTGGGCGAGAAGGTCGGATACGCGGATCCGGCTTACTTCAACAAGGTTTTCAAGAAAGTGGTCGGATGCACGCCGAAAGAGTTTCGCGAACGTGTTAGGCATTAA
- a CDS encoding FadR/GntR family transcriptional regulator, producing MKIETQKGHELVADRLLRRIREGEWAPGSRLPSVVELAEAYGVGRSTIREAVSALKATGWLDVRHGGGTFVKSVLPNDAKIGADLLFQGADSLIELLEVRKALEVEAAYLAASRRSAGDLERLRRLLAEMERGLDSPDTSEGERADTEFHMAIAAASGNQLLLQLMESLSGRFASSIRQTRELWFYGEKATASRLLGEHKSIYEAIERQDSAQASERIADHLLKVQQVLREAVQ from the coding sequence ATGAAAATCGAAACGCAAAAAGGCCACGAATTGGTCGCGGACCGTCTGCTTCGCCGGATCCGGGAAGGCGAATGGGCACCGGGAAGCCGGCTGCCCTCGGTCGTCGAGCTCGCGGAAGCTTACGGCGTCGGGCGTTCGACGATTCGGGAAGCGGTCAGCGCCCTGAAAGCGACCGGGTGGCTGGACGTCCGCCACGGCGGCGGGACGTTCGTCAAAAGCGTGCTGCCGAACGACGCCAAGATCGGCGCCGATCTGCTGTTTCAAGGGGCGGACTCGTTGATCGAGCTGCTGGAGGTCCGCAAAGCGCTCGAAGTCGAAGCTGCTTATCTCGCAGCTTCGAGGCGGAGCGCTGGCGACTTGGAGCGCCTGCGGCGTTTGCTGGCGGAGATGGAGCGCGGGTTGGACAGCCCGGATACGTCCGAAGGCGAACGAGCGGATACCGAGTTCCACATGGCCATAGCGGCGGCTTCCGGCAATCAGCTTCTGCTTCAACTCATGGAATCCTTGTCCGGCAGGTTCGCAAGCAGTATCCGCCAGACCCGGGAGCTGTGGTTTTACGGCGAGAAAGCAACCGCCTCGCGCTTATTGGGCGAGCACAAATCGATTTACGAAGCGATCGAACGGCAGGACAGCGCGCAGGCTTCCGAGAGAATCGCGGACCATCTGCTCAAGGTTCAGCAGGTGCTTCGGGAAGCGGTGCAATGA
- a CDS encoding (Fe-S)-binding protein, with protein MAETNAHTHIQNKPAIDHANPLARTLHAKLDYDQLTNCMRCGFCLPACPTFRETGVEPESPRGRIALMKAVADGLMDPDQAFQDQMNHCLGCRACEPVCPADVKYGQLIEQARDAIEDHAEHSAPVSGLRKLIFKGVFPHRSRLRLLGKSIAFYQKSGLRSLARGSGVMKLLPKSVREMERILPDASGQGVIERLGTVYPAKGEPIARVALFRGCVMDVLFAETNVNTVKLLSEAGFEVVIPREQACCGALHAHAGEMEQARDLARRNLEAFKDAGISYIVSNAGGCGALLVEYDHLLSEDPAYREPAREFSDRVIDVSRLLVERGRLPSFADEEANAANPVTITYQDSCHLRNVMRSSDAPRQLMKQVANVTFTEMCEADRCCGSAGIYNITQPEMAGQVLEHKMENARDTQARYLLTSNPGCLLQMKLGVEKHGNGSPMEVKHVVDFLYERIAGGGTSGKP; from the coding sequence GTGGCTGAGACCAACGCCCACACGCACATCCAGAATAAGCCGGCGATCGATCACGCGAACCCGCTCGCCCGGACGCTGCACGCGAAGCTCGACTACGACCAATTGACCAACTGCATGCGCTGCGGCTTCTGTCTGCCGGCCTGTCCGACATTCCGGGAAACGGGCGTGGAACCGGAATCGCCCCGCGGCCGCATCGCGCTGATGAAAGCCGTCGCGGACGGCCTCATGGATCCCGATCAGGCGTTTCAGGATCAGATGAACCATTGCCTCGGCTGCCGGGCGTGCGAGCCGGTCTGTCCGGCGGACGTCAAATACGGGCAACTGATCGAACAAGCGAGGGATGCCATCGAAGACCATGCGGAGCATAGCGCGCCTGTGAGCGGACTTCGAAAGCTGATCTTCAAAGGCGTATTCCCTCACCGCAGCCGTCTGCGTTTGCTTGGCAAGTCGATCGCCTTCTATCAGAAATCCGGTTTGCGAAGCCTGGCGCGGGGAAGCGGAGTCATGAAGCTGCTGCCGAAATCGGTGCGCGAAATGGAGCGCATCTTGCCGGACGCGTCGGGACAAGGAGTGATCGAACGATTGGGGACCGTCTATCCCGCCAAGGGAGAGCCGATCGCGCGGGTCGCGCTGTTCCGCGGCTGCGTGATGGACGTCCTGTTCGCGGAAACGAACGTCAATACCGTAAAGCTGCTGTCCGAGGCCGGTTTCGAAGTGGTCATCCCGCGTGAGCAGGCTTGCTGCGGCGCGCTACATGCGCACGCGGGGGAGATGGAGCAGGCAAGGGATCTCGCCCGCCGGAATTTGGAGGCGTTCAAGGACGCCGGCATCTCGTACATCGTTTCGAACGCGGGCGGCTGCGGCGCTCTCTTGGTCGAATACGACCATCTGCTGAGCGAGGATCCGGCCTATCGCGAACCGGCTCGCGAATTTTCCGACCGGGTCATCGACGTCAGCCGGCTGCTCGTCGAACGCGGCCGTCTTCCTTCGTTCGCTGACGAGGAGGCGAATGCCGCGAATCCGGTAACCATCACTTATCAGGATTCCTGCCATCTACGCAACGTCATGCGCAGCTCCGATGCTCCCCGGCAGCTCATGAAACAGGTGGCGAACGTGACGTTCACGGAAATGTGCGAAGCGGACCGCTGCTGCGGCTCCGCCGGGATCTATAACATCACGCAGCCGGAGATGGCCGGGCAGGTCCTCGAGCATAAAATGGAAAACGCCCGGGATACGCAGGCGCGCTATCTGCTCACCAGCAATCCGGGCTGTTTGCTTCAAATGAAATTAGGCGTGGAGAAGCACGGGAACGGCTCTCCGATGGAAGTGAAACACGTCGTCGATTTCCTTTATGAAAGAATCGCCGGCGGGGGAACGAGCGGCAAACCGTAA
- a CDS encoding carbohydrate ABC transporter permease — protein MFNLSYKAQRLWILFGFLTVPLILLGMFSIYPALALFYFSFTNWDGLGFDMKWIGLANYTEIFSRADIFAVFKTNLYYFVGGLIQTSIALWFAIILSNKLRGRYFFRVMLFLPYVLHSVATVIMFKNVYHAEYGSLNTLLGVLGLESWQQQWLGNPHLVNYSLAFISMWKYFGLSMVIFIGALQSIPKDLYEAAKIDGASGWQSFKFITVPSIRRVIELMLILTLTGALEAFDIPYVMMLGANGTTTFVIQTVDMAFKFQNYGLASAMAVVLLLIVLLVITIQRKFLFRGED, from the coding sequence ATGTTTAACCTGAGTTACAAAGCGCAGCGGCTGTGGATCCTTTTCGGATTCCTGACGGTTCCGCTCATCCTGCTGGGCATGTTTTCGATTTACCCGGCACTGGCTCTTTTCTATTTCAGTTTCACCAACTGGGACGGACTGGGCTTCGACATGAAATGGATCGGCCTGGCCAACTACACGGAAATTTTCAGCCGGGCGGACATTTTCGCCGTCTTCAAAACGAACCTTTACTACTTCGTGGGCGGCCTGATCCAGACATCGATCGCGCTCTGGTTCGCCATTATCCTGAGCAACAAGCTGCGCGGCCGATATTTCTTCCGCGTGATGCTGTTCCTGCCGTACGTGCTGCACAGCGTCGCTACGGTCATCATGTTCAAAAACGTGTATCACGCCGAATACGGTTCGCTGAATACGCTGCTGGGCGTGCTCGGCCTCGAGTCGTGGCAGCAGCAATGGTTGGGGAATCCCCATCTCGTCAACTATTCGCTGGCTTTCATCTCGATGTGGAAGTATTTCGGCCTCAGCATGGTCATCTTCATCGGCGCGCTGCAGTCGATTCCGAAGGATCTGTACGAAGCGGCCAAGATCGACGGGGCTTCGGGCTGGCAAAGCTTCAAGTTCATCACCGTTCCGAGCATCCGCCGCGTCATCGAGTTGATGTTGATCCTCACGCTCACCGGCGCCCTCGAAGCGTTCGATATCCCTTACGTCATGATGCTCGGCGCCAACGGAACGACGACGTTCGTGATCCAAACGGTCGACATGGCGTTCAAATTCCAGAACTACGGGCTCGCTTCCGCGATGGCGGTCGTCCTGCTCCTGATCGTCCTCCTGGTCATTACGATCCAGAGAAAATTCCTGTTCAGAGGGGAGGACTAA